In Nostoc sp. GT001, a genomic segment contains:
- a CDS encoding 2Fe-2S iron-sulfur cluster-binding protein, with amino-acid sequence MPKVIAEGKTIDCEHGSNLRKILLQNGINLYNDGAKVINCRGIGSCGTCAVKVEGKVSAANWRDRTRRSLPPHSPTTDLRLACQTQVLGDVKVTKFDGFWGQGSRIVWTPKG; translated from the coding sequence ATGCCTAAAGTAATAGCTGAAGGTAAAACAATTGATTGCGAGCATGGAAGCAATCTCCGCAAGATTTTGCTGCAAAATGGTATTAACCTCTACAATGACGGTGCTAAGGTAATAAACTGTCGGGGCATTGGCAGTTGCGGTACCTGCGCGGTTAAGGTAGAGGGCAAAGTCTCAGCAGCGAACTGGCGCGATCGAACACGGCGTTCGCTTCCTCCCCATTCTCCTACAACAGACTTACGTTTAGCCTGTCAAACTCAGGTTTTGGGCGACGTGAAAGTGACAAAGTTTGATGGATTTTGGGGACAAGGTTCTCGAATAGTGTGGACACCAAAAGGTTAA
- a CDS encoding FAD-dependent oxidoreductase codes for MISETVIIGGGVIGLAIAIELKLRGTNVTVLCRDFQAAATHAAAGMLAPDAENIANEAMRSLCWRSRALYPDWTRKLEELTGLNTGYRACGILAPVFEEAGEHTSLREAAPTTTLSNRGGSTSLREASPTATLSDQGAGEQGGRGESLSSSSPSSPSYWLNKEAIHQYQPGLGAEVVGGWWYPEDAQVDNKALAHVLRTAAEFVGVELKDGITVEGFLQQQGQVVGVQTNAGIIRAAHYVLASGAWSNELLPLPVLPRKGQMLSVRIPEVSPELPLKRVLFGQDIYIVPRRDRLVIGATSEDVGFIPNNTPEGIQKLLQAAIRLYPQLKHYPIQEFWWGFRPITPDELPILGTSHCQNLTFATGHYRNGILLAPVTAALIADLILEQKSDPLLADFHYSRFQSQSSTSTPMLTHSANFSNGHHSAISPLPTQDSPLIIAGKTFQSRLMTGTGKYRSIEEMQQSITASDCQIVTVAVRRVQTKAPGHEGLAEALDWTKIWMLPNTAGCQTAEEAIRVARLGREMAKLLGQEDNNFIKLEVIPDLKYLLPDPIGTLQAAEQLVKEGFAVLPYINADPMLAKRLEEVGCATVMPLASPIGSGQGLKTTANIQIIIENAGVPVVVDAGIGSPSEAAQAMELGADALLINSAIALSPKPAAMARAMNLAAVVGRLAYLAGRMPIKDYASPSSPLTGTITS; via the coding sequence ATGATTAGTGAGACTGTGATTATTGGTGGCGGCGTTATTGGTTTAGCGATCGCCATTGAACTAAAATTGCGCGGGACAAACGTCACCGTGCTTTGTCGTGACTTCCAGGCTGCCGCTACCCACGCCGCCGCCGGGATGTTGGCACCAGATGCGGAAAACATTGCTAATGAAGCAATGCGTTCCTTGTGTTGGCGATCGCGTGCCTTATATCCCGACTGGACGCGCAAATTAGAAGAACTGACCGGCTTAAATACTGGCTACCGTGCCTGTGGTATCCTTGCACCCGTCTTTGAAGAGGCAGGGGAGCATACTTCTCTACGAGAGGCTGCGCCAACGACTACGCTCAGTAACCGGGGGGGCAGCACTTCTCTACGAGAGGCTTCGCCAACGGCTACGCTCAGTGACCAGGGAGCAGGGGAGCAGGGGGGCAGAGGGGAAAGTCTTTCCTCCTCATCTCCCTCTTCCCCCTCTTACTGGTTAAATAAAGAGGCAATTCATCAATATCAGCCAGGATTGGGAGCAGAGGTAGTTGGTGGCTGGTGGTATCCTGAAGACGCACAAGTTGATAATAAAGCTCTAGCTCATGTATTGCGGACGGCGGCTGAGTTTGTTGGTGTTGAACTCAAAGATGGTATTACGGTAGAAGGATTTTTACAGCAGCAAGGACAAGTGGTTGGGGTGCAAACCAATGCTGGAATAATTCGCGCCGCACACTATGTTTTAGCTTCAGGTGCTTGGTCAAATGAATTGTTACCGCTACCTGTGCTACCTAGAAAAGGACAAATGCTGAGTGTGCGGATACCAGAAGTTTCGCCGGAATTGCCTTTGAAGCGGGTTTTGTTTGGGCAGGATATTTACATCGTACCAAGACGCGATCGCCTGGTTATTGGCGCAACCAGTGAAGACGTTGGCTTTATCCCCAACAACACCCCAGAAGGAATTCAAAAATTACTACAAGCTGCCATCCGCCTGTATCCCCAATTAAAGCATTATCCCATCCAGGAATTTTGGTGGGGATTTCGCCCAATCACCCCTGATGAATTACCCATTCTTGGCACTAGCCACTGTCAAAATTTAACCTTTGCTACGGGTCATTACCGCAATGGAATTCTACTTGCGCCCGTAACCGCCGCTTTGATTGCCGATTTAATCTTAGAACAAAAATCTGACCCCCTACTTGCTGATTTTCACTATTCGCGCTTCCAGTCCCAGTCATCTACCTCCACCCCAATGCTGACTCACTCTGCCAATTTCTCTAACGGACATCACTCTGCTATATCCCCACTTCCCACTCAAGACTCCCCACTGATTATCGCTGGCAAAACCTTCCAATCCCGCTTGATGACGGGAACTGGTAAGTATCGCAGCATTGAGGAAATGCAGCAAAGCATCACCGCCAGCGATTGCCAAATTGTCACCGTAGCAGTCCGACGGGTACAAACCAAGGCTCCTGGACATGAAGGTTTAGCTGAAGCCTTGGATTGGACGAAAATCTGGATGTTACCCAATACAGCAGGTTGTCAAACTGCCGAAGAGGCGATTCGGGTGGCGCGTTTAGGGCGAGAAATGGCGAAATTGTTGGGGCAAGAAGATAATAACTTTATAAAGTTAGAAGTAATACCTGACCTTAAGTATTTACTCCCAGATCCAATTGGGACACTGCAAGCAGCAGAACAACTAGTTAAAGAAGGCTTTGCAGTATTGCCCTATATCAACGCCGATCCTATGTTAGCCAAGCGTTTAGAAGAAGTAGGCTGTGCTACAGTCATGCCTTTGGCATCACCCATTGGTTCTGGACAAGGACTGAAAACAACTGCCAATATCCAAATTATCATCGAAAATGCAGGTGTGCCAGTGGTAGTAGATGCTGGTATTGGTTCGCCCTCAGAAGCCGCCCAGGCAATGGAATTGGGAGCAGATGCTTTGTTGATTAATAGTGCGATCGCTCTTTCTCCAAAACCAGCAGCAATGGCTCGTGCCATGAATTTGGCAGCAGTTGTCGGTCGTCTAGCATACCTTGCTGGCAGAATGCCTATTAAAGATTACGCCAGTCCTAGTTCACCTCTAACTGGGACGATTACTAGTTAA
- a CDS encoding ssl1498 family light-harvesting-like protein — MPYTNEEGGLLNNFAREPKVYQAEPPTEGQKRTYILLGIAATALVVGLILVAFFVSKSS, encoded by the coding sequence ATGCCCTATACCAATGAAGAAGGCGGTCTTCTAAATAATTTTGCCCGGGAACCAAAGGTTTATCAAGCAGAACCTCCCACAGAAGGGCAAAAGCGAACTTACATCCTACTAGGAATTGCCGCTACAGCTTTGGTTGTCGGCTTGATTCTAGTCGCCTTCTTTGTTTCTAAGAGCAGTTGA